The following proteins are co-located in the Symphalangus syndactylus isolate Jambi chromosome 21, NHGRI_mSymSyn1-v2.1_pri, whole genome shotgun sequence genome:
- the HRH1 gene encoding histamine H1 receptor has translation MSLPNSSCLLEDKMCEGNKTTMASPQLMPLVVVLSTICLVTVGLNLLVLYAVRSERKLHTVGNLYIVSLSVADLIVGAVVMPMNILYLLMSKWSLGRPLCLFWLSMDYVASTASIFSVFILCIDRYRSVQQPLRYLKYRTKTRASATILGAWFLSFLWIIPILGWNHFMQQTSVRREDKCETDFYDVTWFKVMTAIINFYLPTLLMLWFYAKIYKAVQQHCQHRELINGSLPSFSEIKLRPENPKGDAKKPGKESPWEVLKRKPKDAGGGSVLKSPSQTPKEMKSPVVFSQEDDGEVDKLHRFPLDIVQMQTTAEGSSRDYVAVNQSRGQLKTDEQGLNTHGASEISEDQMLGDSQSFSRTDSDTTTETAPGKGKLRSGSNTGLDYIKFTWKRLRSHSRQYVSGLHMNRERKAAKQLGFIMAAFILCWIPYFIFFMVIAFCKNCCNEHLHMFTIWLGYINSTLNPLIYPLCNENFKKTFKRILHIRS, from the coding sequence ATGAGCCTCCCCAATTCCTCCTGCCTCTTAGAAGACAAGATGTGTGAGGGCAACAAGACCACTATGGCCAGCCCCCAGCTGATGCCCCTGGTGGTGGTCCTGAGCACTATCTGCTTGGTCACAGTAGGGCTCAACCTGCTGGTGCTGTATGCTGTACGGAGTGAGCGGAAGCTCCACACTGTGGGGAACCTGTACATCGTCAGCCTCTCAGTGGCAGACCTGATCGTGGGTGCCGTCGTCATGCCTATGAACATCCTCTACCTGCTCATGTCCAAGTGGTCACTCGGCCGTCCTCTCTGCCTCTTTTGGCTTTCCATGGACTATGTGGCCAGCACAGCGTCCATTTTCAGTGTCTTCATCCTGTGCATTGATCGCTACCGCTCTGTCCAGCAGCCCCTTAGGTACCTTAAGTATCGTACCAAGACCCGAGCCTCGGCCACCATTTTGGGGGCTTGGTTTCTCTCTTTTCTGTGGATTATTCCCATTCTAGGCTGGAATCACTTCATGCAGCAGACCTCAGTGCGCCGAGAGGACAAGTGTGAGACAGACTTCTATGATGTCACCTGGTTCAAGGTCATGACTGCCATCATCAACTTCTACCTGCCCACCTTGCTCATGCTTTGGTTCTATGCCAAGATCTACAAAGCTGTACAACAACACTGCCAGCACCGGGAGCTCATCAATgggtccctcccttccttctcagaAATtaagctgaggccagagaaccCCAAGGGGGATGCCAAGAAACCAGGGAAGGAGTCTCCCTGGGAGGTTCTGAAAAGGAAGCCAAAAGATGCTGGTGGTGGATCTGTCTTGAAGTCACCATCCCAAACCCCCAAGGAGATGAAATCCCCAGTTGTCTTCAGCCAAGAGGATGATGGAGAAGTGGACAAACTCCACCGCTTTCCACTTGATATTGTGCAGATGCAGACTACGGCAGAGGGGAGTAGCAGGGACTATGTAGCCGTCAATCAGAGCCGTGGCCAGCTCAAGACAGATGAGCAGGGCCTGAACACACATGGGGCCAGTGAGATATCAGAGGATCAGATGTTAGGTGATAGCCAATCCTTCTCTCGAACAGACTCAGATACCACCACAGAGACAGCACCAGGCAAAGGCAAATTAAGGAGTGGGTCTAACACAGGCCTGGATTACATCAAGTTTACTTGGAAGAGGCTCCGCTCGCATTCGAGACAGTACGTATCTGGGTTGCACATGAACCGCGAAAGGAAGGCCGCCAAACAGTTGGGTTTTATCATGGCAGCCTTCATCCTCTGCTGGATCCCTTATTTCATCTTCTTCATGGTCATTGCCTTCTGCAAGAActgttgcaatgaacatttgcacATGTTCACCATCTGGCTGGGCTACATCAACTCCACGCTGAACCCCCTCATCTACCCCTTGTGCAATGAGAACTTCAAGAAGACATTCAAGAGAATTCTGCATATTCGCTCCTAA